A window of Primulina huaijiensis isolate GDHJ02 chromosome 9, ASM1229523v2, whole genome shotgun sequence contains these coding sequences:
- the LOC140984944 gene encoding probable CCR4-associated factor 1 homolog 7, producing MDEMSELPKKNSIQIREVWNDNLESEFALIQDIVDDYPYVAMDTEFPGVVLRPVGNFKHINEYNYQTLKDNVDMLKLIQLGLTFSDKDGNLPTCGTGTSCIWQFNFREFNVSEDVFANDSIEVLRQSGIDFKKNNEMGVDVNHFSELLMSSGIVLNDNVHWVTFHSGYDFGYLLKLLTCRSLPETQAGFFELLKMYFPVVYDIKHLMKFCNSLHGGLNKLAELLEVERFGICHQAGSDSLLTSHAFMKLKDNFFSGSTERYAGVLYGLGTEEGFEK from the coding sequence ATGGATGAAATGTCAGAGTTACCGAAGAAAAATTCAATTCAAATTAGAGAGGTATGGAATGACAATCTTGAATCAGAGTTTGCTCTGATTCAAGATATCGTCGATGATTACCCATATGTTGCTATGGATACAGAGTTTCCTGGTGTTGTTCTTCGCCCTGTGGGAAACTTTAAGCATATCAATGAGTATAATTATCAGACCTTGAAGGATAATGTAGACATGTTGAAGCTAATCCAGTTGGGTCTCACATTTTCGGATAAAGATGGGAATTTACCTACTTGTGGGACGGGAACCAGCTGCATTTGGCAATTTAATTTCCGTGAATTTAATGTGAGCGAGGATGTATTTGCAAATGATTCGATTGAAGTGTTGAGGCAATCTGGgattgattttaagaaaaataacgAAATGGGTGTTGATGTGAACCATTTTTCCGAGCTTTTGATgtcttctggaattgttttgaaTGATAACGTCCATTGGGTGACGTTCCATAGCGGCTATGACTTTGGATACTTGCTTAAGCTATTGACTTGTCGAAGTTTACCCGAAACTCAAGCTGGATTCTTCGAGTTACTCAAGATGTACTTCCCAGTGGTGTACGACATCAAACATTTGATGAAATTCTGTAACAGCCTTCACGGTGGATTAAATAAGTTAGCCGAACTCCTAGAAGTAGAGAGGTTTGGGATTTGTCATCAGGCGGGTTCGGATAGTCTACTCACCTCACATGCTTTCATGAAGTTGAAAGACAACTTCTTCAGTGGCTCTACCGAGAGGTACGCCGGTGTTC